A genomic region of Rhodococcus oxybenzonivorans contains the following coding sequences:
- a CDS encoding AMP-binding protein → MVYSHRSTVLHALAISASGGVAIEGSRSYLLATQMSHVHSWGVPHAGVLQGARLVLPGPHPSPAELLRITTEQTPDVVVGAPAVAALMRERFDADPGRYDLGSVRTLWLGGQVPPSGLVNWWAGHGVSTVNGWGMTETSPMGTFGHVPASQGRPLPLFQVRIVDEEGRSLPWNGFTTGELESRSPWVTGTYLDDDHAGDAFDDGWLRTGDVAVIHPDGQVEIRDRVKDLIKSGGEWISSVELENKLLLHPAVLEAAVIAVPHETWQERPVAWVRLTDDVSDDGLRAHLAATLPKFWLPDMFVRVDEVPKTSVGKLNKTRMRQMWCADVDV, encoded by the coding sequence GTGGTGTACAGCCACCGCAGCACCGTGCTGCATGCCCTGGCGATCAGTGCGTCCGGTGGTGTCGCGATCGAGGGGTCACGCTCGTATCTGCTGGCCACGCAGATGTCCCACGTCCACAGCTGGGGTGTTCCACACGCGGGGGTGCTGCAGGGCGCCCGTCTCGTCCTTCCCGGGCCGCACCCCTCGCCGGCCGAGCTGCTGCGGATCACGACGGAGCAGACCCCGGATGTGGTCGTCGGTGCACCGGCCGTTGCCGCGCTCATGCGCGAGCGGTTCGACGCCGATCCCGGCCGCTACGACCTTGGGAGCGTGCGCACTCTGTGGCTGGGCGGTCAGGTACCGCCGTCGGGGCTGGTGAACTGGTGGGCCGGGCACGGAGTCTCGACCGTCAACGGGTGGGGTATGACCGAGACCTCGCCGATGGGGACCTTCGGTCACGTCCCGGCGAGCCAGGGGCGGCCCCTGCCGCTGTTCCAGGTGCGCATCGTCGACGAGGAGGGTCGAAGTCTGCCGTGGAACGGATTCACCACCGGTGAGCTCGAATCTCGCTCACCCTGGGTAACCGGCACGTACCTCGACGACGACCATGCCGGCGACGCGTTCGACGACGGTTGGTTGCGGACCGGCGACGTCGCTGTGATCCACCCCGACGGTCAGGTCGAGATCCGCGATCGAGTCAAGGACCTCATCAAGAGCGGCGGGGAGTGGATCTCCTCCGTCGAGCTGGAGAACAAGCTGCTGCTGCACCCGGCCGTGCTCGAGGCCGCGGTCATCGCGGTGCCGCACGAGACGTGGCAGGAACGTCCCGTCGCGTGGGTCCGGCTGACCGACGACGTTTCCGACGACGGACTGCGGGCACATCTGGCGGCGACCCTGCCGAAATTCTGGCTTCCGGACATGTTCGTACGGGTGGACGAGGTCCCCAAGACGTCGGTGGGCAAGCTCAACAAGACGCGGATGCGGCAAATGTGGTGCGCGGACGTCGACGTGTAG
- a CDS encoding carboxymuconolactone decarboxylase family protein, producing MPESLYQPTTPEISERRKTLAPGIHEAFENFSRSVFADGALPEKTKQLIAVAVAHVTQCPYCITGHTKLARRTGAEPEEIMEAIWVAAEMRAGGAFAHSTLALNAMNHSGHTTTGEPEP from the coding sequence ATGCCCGAGTCGCTGTATCAGCCCACCACGCCGGAGATTTCGGAGCGCCGCAAAACGCTCGCACCCGGGATTCACGAAGCCTTCGAGAATTTCAGTCGCTCCGTCTTCGCCGACGGTGCGCTGCCGGAGAAGACGAAACAGCTGATCGCGGTCGCGGTCGCCCATGTGACGCAGTGCCCCTACTGCATCACCGGGCACACCAAGCTCGCCCGCCGCACGGGCGCCGAACCGGAGGAAATCATGGAAGCCATCTGGGTCGCGGCGGAAATGCGGGCCGGTGGTGCGTTCGCGCACTCCACGCTGGCCCTGAACGCGATGAACCATAGTGGCCACACCACTACCGGGGAGCCCGAACCGTGA
- a CDS encoding WhiB family transcriptional regulator translates to MDRNPPLSIPKDPPLVAVTVDSGEWRVRAACRGADLSVFFSPDGERRGARDRRGARARQICQVCPVLVRCRDHALTVGESYGVWGGMTESDRRKHTHRARRGERRPLGSFHERPVGAASGVRRAAFTGSFDRAYTGGASRGRPTTG, encoded by the coding sequence ATGGATAGGAATCCGCCGTTGTCGATCCCGAAGGATCCGCCCTTGGTGGCGGTCACCGTTGATTCTGGTGAGTGGCGGGTGCGTGCCGCGTGTCGCGGCGCCGATCTGTCGGTGTTCTTCTCCCCCGACGGCGAACGGCGCGGCGCTCGCGATCGGCGTGGAGCGCGGGCCCGGCAGATTTGTCAGGTGTGCCCCGTGCTGGTGCGGTGTCGCGATCACGCGCTGACGGTGGGTGAATCCTATGGCGTGTGGGGTGGCATGACCGAGTCGGACCGACGAAAGCACACCCACCGTGCCCGCCGCGGTGAGCGTCGACCGCTCGGGTCTTTCCATGAGCGGCCTGTTGGCGCTGCGTCGGGGGTACGCCGGGCCGCGTTCACCGGGTCGTTCGACCGTGCGTACACCGGTGGGGCGTCGAGGGGTCGCCCCACCACCGGGTGA
- a CDS encoding FHA domain-containing protein, whose product MTAPFDITDTKIDRDDAHRLLREYRAKAALVTELSLNGPLSAKTCAGVNLPTARRRRHPAPSDPPWDRAEVEALPSGSALLVVTRGPNRGDWFLLDQTVTTIGRHIDSDIYLDDTTVGRRHAQIRRDNDTFRVTDVGSLNGTYRNGTPVDTALLADGDEIKIGKFRLAFLITPLSAAATDQ is encoded by the coding sequence GTGACCGCACCATTCGACATCACCGACACCAAAATCGACCGAGACGACGCTCACCGTCTGCTCCGCGAGTATCGAGCGAAAGCCGCACTGGTGACCGAATTGTCACTCAATGGCCCACTGTCGGCGAAGACGTGTGCCGGGGTGAACCTCCCCACCGCCCGCCGTCGACGGCATCCGGCCCCCAGCGACCCGCCTTGGGACCGTGCCGAGGTCGAGGCACTGCCGTCCGGTTCGGCACTGCTCGTGGTCACCCGGGGGCCCAACCGCGGTGACTGGTTCCTGCTCGATCAGACGGTCACCACGATCGGTCGCCACATCGACAGCGACATCTACCTCGACGACACGACCGTCGGCCGTCGCCACGCCCAGATCCGGCGCGACAACGACACATTTCGGGTGACCGATGTCGGCAGCCTCAACGGCACCTACCGCAACGGGACACCGGTCGACACCGCACTGCTCGCCGACGGTGACGAGATCAAAATCGGAAAATTCCGGCTCGCGTTCCTCATCACACCGCTGTCAGCAGCGGCAACAGACCAATGA
- a CDS encoding VOC family protein — MCAAKVASSVMQVAELDRSVKYYCDVFACRVAVREPDAALLLTPDNFQIYMYAKKGASTRRGVSVIGVHYVMWAADTEDELARITERLRTYDAATYTQTVGGVTFVDGCDPDGIRVIVAYPGPEQLPRELIAQRFRG; from the coding sequence ATGTGCGCTGCCAAGGTTGCCTCGTCGGTGATGCAAGTGGCCGAGTTGGATCGGTCGGTGAAGTACTACTGCGACGTATTCGCCTGCCGTGTCGCTGTGCGCGAGCCCGATGCAGCACTCCTTCTGACGCCGGACAACTTTCAGATCTACATGTACGCGAAGAAGGGGGCATCGACCCGTCGCGGGGTAAGCGTTATCGGCGTCCACTACGTCATGTGGGCCGCCGACACCGAGGACGAGTTGGCGCGGATCACCGAGCGACTACGCACATATGACGCGGCCACATACACGCAGACGGTCGGTGGGGTGACCTTCGTGGATGGTTGCGACCCGGACGGCATCCGGGTCATCGTCGCCTACCCGGGCCCCGAGCAGCTACCGCGGGAGCTGATCGCGCAACGATTCCGCGGGTGA
- a CDS encoding IS5 family transposase (programmed frameshift) — MLDGLSLRLVPDALWEIVEPLIPRFAARPQGGGSAPVDDRAVFTAIVYVLTSGCAWRHLPPSFGVTVPTAHRRFTVWAAAGVFERLHREVLDRLGSAGELDWTAAILDAASVRAKKGGSLTGPSPVDRGKKGSKIHVLSESNGIPLVVDVSAANTHDSTLLQPMVSAIPAVKSRRGPRRRKPGKLRADKGYDYDKHRRWLREEGIVPRIARRGIERNDRLGRYRWKIERTIAWLTGYRRLTIRYERRAEHFAGFLHLAAALTCFKKLPT, encoded by the exons GTGTTAGATGGGTTGTCACTGCGGTTGGTGCCGGATGCGTTGTGGGAGATCGTCGAACCGTTGATTCCGCGATTCGCCGCACGGCCGCAGGGAGGTGGCAGTGCGCCGGTGGATGATCGGGCGGTGTTCACCGCGATCGTGTACGTGCTGACCAGTGGATGTGCGTGGCGGCATCTGCCGCCCTCGTTCGGGGTCACAGTTCCTACCGCGCACCGAAGATTTACCGTCTGGGCGGCGGCAGGGGTGTTCGAGAGACTGCACCGTGAGGTGCTCGACCGGCTCGGTAGCGCCGGTGAACTCGACTGGACGGCAGCGATCCTGGACGCCGCGAGCGTGCGGGCGAAAAAAG GGGGATCGCTGACCGGGCCGAGTCCGGTCGATCGCGGCAAGAAGGGGTCGAAGATCCACGTCCTGTCCGAGTCGAATGGAATCCCGCTGGTCGTCGATGTGTCCGCGGCGAACACCCACGACAGCACCTTGCTGCAACCGATGGTCAGCGCGATCCCGGCGGTGAAGTCCCGACGTGGGCCGCGCCGTCGCAAACCCGGAAAGCTTCGCGCCGATAAGGGCTACGACTACGACAAGCACCGCCGGTGGCTGCGCGAAGAGGGCATTGTCCCGCGCATCGCTCGTCGCGGAATCGAGAGGAACGACCGGCTGGGCCGGTACCGGTGGAAGATCGAACGCACCATCGCCTGGCTCACCGGCTACCGACGCCTGACCATCCGCTATGAACGCCGCGCCGAGCACTTTGCCGGATTCCTCCATCTCGCGGCCGCGCTCACTTGCTTCAAGAAACTCCCCACATGA
- a CDS encoding helix-turn-helix domain-containing protein yields MIDGSTLTPTAVADLRARLSNNAPWIVEHVDEVSGDAVAPTRRLLDAAAEMAAPPVATATATAPGGGHQLHTHVRRSVSVLPLRQRIEDLDDLARELLTAQLPERPTPQLQPAAHRALIAHHWPGNVRELDAVLSTAVSRSMGFDIRLEHLPDDYRALGSGRQLTSLERSERETIVRALDEADGNKSLAADRLGVARSTLYREIRALGLENERFGS; encoded by the coding sequence GTGATCGACGGTTCCACGTTGACTCCGACCGCTGTCGCGGACCTGCGCGCACGCCTGTCAAACAATGCCCCGTGGATCGTCGAGCACGTGGACGAGGTATCGGGCGACGCGGTCGCTCCCACGCGCCGGCTGCTGGACGCCGCCGCCGAGATGGCCGCGCCGCCGGTCGCGACTGCGACCGCGACCGCACCGGGCGGTGGCCACCAGCTCCACACCCACGTGCGCCGGAGCGTGTCCGTGCTGCCATTGCGGCAGCGGATCGAGGACCTCGACGACCTCGCGCGGGAGCTCCTCACCGCCCAGCTCCCAGAGCGTCCCACGCCGCAACTGCAGCCGGCCGCGCATCGAGCGCTGATCGCCCACCACTGGCCGGGCAACGTCCGCGAGCTCGATGCCGTGCTGTCGACGGCTGTCTCGAGGTCGATGGGGTTCGACATCAGACTCGAGCACCTCCCTGACGACTATCGCGCACTCGGGTCGGGTCGACAGCTCACCTCCCTCGAACGCAGCGAGCGGGAAACGATCGTGCGTGCCCTCGACGAAGCCGACGGCAACAAGTCCCTCGCCGCAGATCGGCTCGGGGTCGCGCGGTCGACGCTGTACCGCGAGATTCGCGCGCTCGGTCTGGAGAACGAACGCTTCGGATCCTGA
- a CDS encoding catalase: MVENNYTTDDAGIPVPSDERSLTVGADGPILLHDAYLIEKMAAFNRERVPERQPHAKGGGAFGTFEVTGDVSAFTLADLFQPGKKTEMLARFSTVAGERGSPDTWRDPRGFALKFYTEQGNFDMVGNNTPVFFMRDPMKFQDFIRSQKRRADNNLRDHDMQWDFWTLSPESAHQVTWLMGDRGIPRTWRHMNGYSSHTYMWMNAAGEKFWVKYHFITDQGIEFFTQDEGDQMASIDTDYHLRDLWEHIEQGDYPSWTLKMQIMPFEDAKTYRFNPFDLTKVWPHADYPLVEVGKMTLNRNPSNYHTEIEQGAFEPSNAVPGTGPSPDKMLLGRWFSYPDSHRHRIGANYKELPVNRPHATTVRSYSKDGHMRHENPGDPVYVPNSKGGPHADPAVAGEPIGWYSDGDMVRQAYTLRQDDDDWGQAGTMVRDVLDDAARGRLVDNIVGHLLNGVSEPVLARVFEYWRNVDKGLGDKVAQGVRAKKDELDPKAAGQDNPSRRSAQEKA, translated from the coding sequence ATGGTTGAGAACAACTACACCACCGATGATGCGGGAATTCCGGTACCGAGCGACGAGCGTTCGCTCACCGTCGGCGCGGACGGTCCGATCTTGCTGCACGACGCCTACCTCATCGAAAAGATGGCTGCTTTCAATCGCGAGCGTGTACCCGAGCGGCAGCCTCATGCCAAAGGAGGAGGGGCGTTCGGCACATTCGAGGTGACGGGCGATGTCAGTGCGTTTACCTTGGCGGACCTGTTCCAGCCTGGCAAGAAGACGGAGATGCTCGCACGGTTCTCCACAGTCGCCGGCGAACGTGGCAGTCCGGATACCTGGCGCGACCCGCGCGGTTTTGCCCTCAAATTCTATACCGAACAAGGCAATTTCGACATGGTCGGCAACAACACTCCGGTCTTCTTCATGCGGGACCCGATGAAATTCCAGGATTTCATCCGTTCGCAGAAGCGGCGTGCCGACAACAATCTGCGCGATCATGATATGCAGTGGGATTTTTGGACGCTGTCTCCGGAGTCCGCGCATCAGGTGACGTGGTTGATGGGTGACCGCGGAATTCCGCGCACCTGGCGGCACATGAACGGCTATTCCAGCCATACGTACATGTGGATGAACGCCGCGGGCGAGAAGTTCTGGGTGAAGTACCACTTCATCACCGATCAGGGAATCGAGTTCTTCACGCAGGACGAGGGCGATCAGATGGCCTCGATCGACACCGACTACCACCTTCGTGACTTGTGGGAGCACATCGAACAAGGTGATTATCCCAGCTGGACACTCAAGATGCAGATCATGCCGTTCGAGGATGCAAAGACGTACCGGTTCAACCCGTTCGACCTCACCAAGGTCTGGCCGCATGCGGACTATCCACTCGTCGAAGTCGGCAAGATGACGCTGAACCGCAATCCGAGCAACTACCACACCGAGATCGAGCAGGGGGCATTCGAGCCCAGCAACGCCGTGCCCGGAACCGGGCCGAGTCCGGACAAGATGCTGCTCGGCCGGTGGTTCTCGTATCCCGATTCGCATCGGCACCGCATCGGCGCCAACTACAAGGAGCTGCCGGTCAACCGGCCACACGCGACCACCGTGCGGTCGTATTCGAAGGATGGCCACATGCGCCACGAGAATCCCGGAGACCCGGTGTATGTACCCAACTCCAAGGGCGGCCCGCATGCGGATCCAGCGGTGGCGGGCGAACCCATCGGCTGGTACAGCGACGGGGACATGGTGCGGCAGGCCTACACACTTCGCCAGGACGACGACGATTGGGGTCAGGCGGGCACGATGGTACGCGACGTTCTCGACGATGCGGCCCGCGGACGCTTGGTCGACAACATCGTCGGGCACCTACTCAACGGCGTGAGCGAACCTGTCCTGGCGAGAGTGTTCGAGTATTGGCGCAATGTGGACAAAGGCCTCGGCGACAAAGTCGCGCAGGGGGTGCGCGCCAAAAAGGATGAACTCGATCCCAAGGCCGCGGGACAAGACAACCCGTCGCGTCGATCCGCTCAAGAGAAGGCCTGA
- a CDS encoding helix-turn-helix transcriptional regulator: protein MSEQTLIDPTLPTALGETRNRVLDLLCAAAEPMGVQDIADRVDLHPNTARFHLDGLVDAGLAERRAEDSRRPGRPRMVYAATPSDASTGQRSYRLLAEMLTGLIADTLPEPGRAAETAGEAWGRYLAERPAPSQRVDAADGVRRLSTVLAESGFAPGVVENLDRPVIPLRHCPFREVAERHRDVVCSLHLGLIRGALAEVRAPLAADRLEPFVEPSLCLAHLIPTPE, encoded by the coding sequence ATGAGCGAGCAGACGTTGATCGACCCCACGCTGCCGACCGCGCTCGGCGAGACCCGGAACCGGGTGCTGGACCTGTTGTGCGCCGCGGCGGAACCGATGGGCGTACAGGACATCGCCGACCGGGTCGACCTGCATCCGAATACGGCCCGGTTTCATCTGGACGGATTGGTCGACGCGGGCCTGGCCGAGCGTCGCGCCGAGGACAGCCGCCGGCCGGGTCGGCCCCGGATGGTCTATGCCGCTACCCCCTCGGATGCGTCCACCGGACAGCGCAGCTATCGGTTGCTGGCGGAGATGCTGACCGGTCTGATCGCCGACACTCTGCCGGAGCCCGGCCGGGCTGCCGAGACGGCCGGGGAGGCGTGGGGTCGCTACCTGGCGGAGCGGCCGGCCCCGTCGCAGCGGGTGGACGCCGCCGACGGGGTCCGCCGGTTGTCGACGGTGCTGGCCGAGTCCGGCTTCGCCCCGGGCGTGGTGGAGAACCTCGATCGACCAGTGATCCCGTTGCGACACTGCCCGTTCCGGGAGGTAGCCGAGCGGCACCGGGACGTGGTGTGTTCGCTGCACCTGGGCTTGATCCGCGGGGCGCTGGCCGAGGTGCGGGCACCGCTCGCGGCCGATCGACTCGAACCGTTCGTCGAGCCGTCGCTCTGCCTGGCGCACCTGATCCCCACCCCCGAATGA
- a CDS encoding sigma 54-interacting transcriptional regulator has translation MGPVLVTGESGVGKSHVARHIQQR, from the coding sequence GTGGGTCCGGTCCTGGTGACCGGCGAGTCCGGGGTCGGCAAGTCGCATGTCGCCCGGCACATCCAGCAGCGGTAG
- a CDS encoding Dps family protein, producing MTPTPITTALDAEQQRIAGKALQGTVVDLIDLSLIAKQAHWNVIGPHFLAVHPSLDELATVTRNFTDEAAERATAIGVSPDGRGATVAADAGTTGSAAGWTPDTEVVETIVANLAAVIERFRARIESTEKADPVTQDLLIGITARLEQLHWMWQAQSAQPSAQRRRLGQLLSG from the coding sequence ATGACCCCTACCCCCATCACCACCGCCCTCGACGCCGAGCAGCAACGGATCGCCGGCAAGGCACTGCAGGGCACCGTCGTCGACCTGATCGACCTGAGCCTGATCGCCAAACAGGCCCACTGGAATGTCATCGGACCCCACTTCCTGGCGGTCCACCCCTCCCTCGACGAGCTAGCCACCGTCACACGCAATTTCACCGATGAGGCCGCCGAGCGCGCCACCGCGATCGGTGTCAGCCCGGACGGCCGCGGGGCCACCGTGGCCGCGGACGCGGGTACCACGGGATCCGCCGCAGGGTGGACACCCGACACCGAGGTGGTCGAGACGATCGTCGCGAACCTGGCCGCCGTCATCGAGCGGTTCCGGGCTCGCATCGAGTCCACCGAGAAGGCGGACCCGGTCACCCAGGACCTGCTGATCGGCATCACCGCCCGACTCGAGCAACTGCACTGGATGTGGCAGGCCCAGAGCGCACAACCATCTGCCCAGCGCCGTCGACTCGGACAGTTGCTCAGCGGATAG
- a CDS encoding HPP family protein gives MRVLNVMQRPVRVVRQSDSMRTAAVLLAEYGFAAVPVVDDHDRLVGMLNSGDVLRAGQTCSETVGEVMTAPAVAAPMYHYLADVSQMLLQQGLRSLPVVDIDGRVVGILSRSDVVRLMLKPDETIAVGAQRCLDDYTGDGRWRVTVEEGRVTLAGPFADESERRIAIALSKTVPGTRTVSIATEE, from the coding sequence ATGCGAGTGTTGAACGTGATGCAGCGACCGGTTCGAGTGGTGCGCCAATCCGACAGTATGCGCACGGCCGCAGTGCTACTGGCCGAGTACGGGTTCGCGGCGGTGCCGGTGGTCGACGACCACGACCGGTTGGTCGGGATGTTGAACAGCGGAGACGTGTTGCGGGCCGGACAAACGTGCTCGGAGACGGTGGGCGAGGTGATGACTGCACCCGCCGTCGCTGCGCCGATGTACCACTATTTGGCCGATGTGAGCCAGATGCTGCTTCAGCAGGGACTACGCAGTCTACCGGTCGTGGATATCGACGGGCGGGTAGTGGGCATCCTCAGCCGCAGTGACGTGGTGCGGTTGATGCTCAAACCGGACGAGACGATCGCCGTGGGCGCGCAACGCTGCCTCGACGACTATACCGGGGACGGACGCTGGCGCGTGACGGTCGAGGAGGGCCGCGTCACCCTCGCAGGCCCCTTCGCAGACGAATCCGAACGCCGCATCGCGATCGCGTTGAGCAAGACCGTACCGGGCACCCGCACAGTGTCCATTGCCACTGAAGAATAG
- a CDS encoding YciI family protein, which translates to MPVFVVEYTYSPETSSGRDDHRTDHHAWLAELVRRKVVLSSGPLADHTGAQFIVDAADEDTVTRLFTHDPFAQANLVAKVLIGTWNPVGEIRA; encoded by the coding sequence ATGCCCGTGTTCGTCGTTGAATACACCTACAGCCCCGAAACATCCTCCGGTCGTGATGATCACCGAACCGACCACCATGCGTGGCTCGCCGAATTGGTCCGCCGCAAAGTGGTCCTGTCATCGGGTCCCCTCGCCGACCATACCGGCGCCCAGTTCATCGTCGACGCCGCCGACGAAGACACCGTCACACGTCTGTTCACACACGATCCATTTGCTCAAGCAAACCTCGTAGCAAAGGTTCTCATCGGCACATGGAACCCCGTGGGTGAAATCCGCGCCTAG
- a CDS encoding acyl-CoA dehydrogenase family protein: MKRTVYGDDHEAYRDSVRQFLVRYFEPRAEDIRADKALPRDFWLEAGKHDLLGLEVPAEYTGGDAGDYRFNAVLIEELAKVNAALASSVSIHCDVVAPYLVQLTTDEQKVRWLPGVCSGEVLTAIGMTEPAGGSDLAALKTTAVRDGDGWLLSGAKTFITNGYSADLVVIAARTSPEKKAKGITLFGVETSLPGFERGRKLDKVGQDEADTAELFLDNVRVTDAHVIGELDRGFIHMMSFLPQERLGCAVSNLAHAAQILVETVDYCRERTAFGQSIGTFQHNKFLIADLVTQIEVTQAYVDQCVAAHAAGELTSVDAAKAKWWTADVQNRVIDHCVQLHGGYGYMNEYRVARAWRDARVSRIWAGSNEIMKELIGRDLGF, encoded by the coding sequence ATGAAACGCACAGTCTACGGCGACGACCACGAGGCCTACCGGGACTCCGTCCGTCAGTTCCTGGTGCGGTATTTCGAACCGCGCGCCGAGGACATCCGGGCCGATAAAGCGCTGCCCCGGGACTTCTGGCTCGAAGCCGGCAAACACGATCTGCTCGGTCTCGAAGTCCCGGCCGAGTACACAGGTGGCGACGCGGGCGACTACCGCTTCAACGCGGTGCTCATCGAGGAGTTGGCCAAGGTCAACGCAGCTCTGGCGTCGAGTGTCAGTATCCACTGTGACGTCGTGGCGCCATATCTGGTGCAGCTGACCACCGACGAGCAGAAGGTTCGGTGGCTGCCGGGAGTGTGCTCGGGTGAGGTGCTCACTGCAATCGGCATGACCGAGCCCGCCGGAGGTTCGGACCTGGCTGCGCTCAAGACCACTGCAGTTCGCGACGGCGACGGCTGGTTGCTGTCGGGTGCGAAGACGTTCATCACCAATGGGTATTCGGCGGATCTGGTGGTGATCGCGGCGCGGACCTCGCCGGAGAAGAAGGCCAAGGGCATCACTCTCTTCGGCGTTGAGACGTCCCTGCCCGGATTCGAGCGTGGCCGTAAACTCGACAAGGTCGGCCAGGACGAAGCGGACACCGCAGAATTGTTCCTCGACAACGTGCGGGTCACCGACGCCCACGTGATCGGTGAGCTCGATCGCGGGTTCATTCACATGATGTCGTTCCTACCCCAGGAACGATTGGGATGTGCCGTCTCCAACCTCGCGCATGCTGCGCAGATCCTCGTCGAGACCGTCGACTACTGCCGGGAGAGAACGGCGTTCGGCCAATCGATTGGAACCTTCCAGCACAACAAGTTCCTGATCGCCGACCTGGTGACGCAGATCGAGGTCACGCAGGCGTATGTCGATCAGTGCGTCGCGGCGCACGCGGCCGGTGAGCTCACCTCCGTCGATGCGGCGAAGGCGAAGTGGTGGACCGCCGACGTGCAGAACCGGGTGATTGACCACTGCGTGCAGCTGCACGGTGGCTATGGCTACATGAATGAGTATCGGGTGGCGCGGGCGTGGCGGGATGCGCGCGTCTCGAGGATCTGGGCGGGTTCGAACGAGATCATGAAGGAACTGATCGGCCGCGATCTCGGATTCTGA